CTACGCCACAATCGTTGGCGAGCGCGGTATCGGGCTATCGGGCGGCCAGAAGCAGCGCATCGCCATCGCGCGCGCGCTGCTGCGCGACCCGCGCATCCTGATCCTCGACGACAGCACCTCGGCGGTTGATGCCGAAACCGAGTACCAGATCCAGCAGGCGCTCGACCGGCTGATGCAGGGCCGCACCAGCTTCGTGATCGCTCAGCGCATCAGCACCGTGCGCAACGCCAGCCTGATCGTGCTGCTCGACGGCGGCACGATCGCGGCCCAGGGCACCCACGACGAGCTGCTGCAGACCAGCGCGCTCTATGGTGAGATCATCGACTCGCAGTTCGGTGGCGAGCAGGCCGAGGCCCTGGTCGACACCGAGCTGGCGATCTCGTAGGCGTGTACGGCATGGTTCAGCCGAACGTTACGGTTCGGGGCGACACCCAAAGGGTACCTGGCCACCCGCAAAGGCCTCCCTGGGCTGTCAGGCTGAAACCACGCGTTTTGAACCAGGCCTGCAGGAGTAACCCGATGCGCTTCTTTCAGATCATCCTGAGCATGCACGTCGCGATCTACCGGCTCACGCGCGGGCGGCTCGGCGGCAAGCAGATCGTCTTGCTGACGACGACTGGCAAAAAAACCGGCCGGCCGCGCACCCGGCCGCTGTTCCACATCAAAGATGGCACCAGCTATATCGTGATTGCCTCGGCCGGCGGCAGCGCTAAAAATCCCGCCTGGTACACCAACCTGGTCGCTACCCCCCAGGTCACGCTCGAAGACCACGGCCGTACAATTACGGGGATAGCCAGCACGGTAGGCGCCGACGAGCGCGCGCGGCTGTGGCAGGTGATTGTGGCCAAGAACCCAGGCTTTGGCGGCTACGAGCAGCGCACGGCCCGCGTCATCCCGCTGGTGCGCATCCAGCCGAGCTAGGCCGCGCGGCTACGTAGCCAGGGCCGGAGCACCCACCGAATACCAACCGTGCGCATAGCGCACAAGCGAGTACGACCTATGATGCATGGCGGAGGACTACGCGCGATGGCGGCGCCGCAAGAGCGCGCCACGCGCAGCGGCGCGGTGCTGCGCCGGCTGATCGGCTACCTGGCGCCCTTCTGGCGCGCGCTGCTGGGCGTGCTGGCGCTGGTGTTGATCGGCGCGGCGGCCCAGGCGCTCGGCCCCTACCTGATCGGGAGCGCGATCGACGGCGCAATCGGCGCGGGTGATGGCGCCGCGCTCAACCGCACGATGCTGCTGCTGCTGCTGGTGTATATCGTGGGGGCGGTGGCCGGCCGGTTTCAGTTCGTAGCCATGGGCGAGATCGGCCAGCGCACGCTCGCGCGCATGCGCATCGAGATCTTCCAGACCATCCAGCGGCTCTCGCTGCGCTTTTTCGATCGCCAGCCCGCCGGTGATTTGATGTCGCGGCTGGTCAACGACACCGATGTGCTCAACCAGCTGTTCAGCCAGGGCCTGGTGCAGGTGCTTGGCAGCCTGTTCGGCCTGGCCGGCATCCTGATCGCCATGCTGATGCTCGACTGGCGGCTGGCGTTGGTGAGCTTCATCGTCATCCCGCTCATGCTGCTGCTGACCAACCTGTTCGCGCGGCTCTCGCGGCGCGCCTTCCGGCGCACCCGCGAGTCGATCGGCGATGTCTCATCCGAGATCCAGGAGGAGATCGCCGGTGTCAAGGTTGCCCAGGCCTTCAATCGCACCGGCGTCAACCAGCAGCGCTTTCGCCAGCGCAATGCCGCCAACCGCGATGCCAACGTCAGCGCCACGGCGATCACCTCGGCCTTCACGCCCGCAATCGATGTGCTCTCGACGATCGCGACTGCGATTGTGGCCGGCTACGGCGGCTACCTGGCGCTACACGGGGCGATCACCGTCGGCGTGGTCGTGGCGTTCCTGACCTATGTGCAGCAGTTCTTCCGGCCGATCCAGTCGCTGGCGGCTTTCTATACCACCGCGCAGTCGTCGCTGGCGGCCTCCGAGCGCATCTTCGACCTGATCGATACACCTGCCGATCTGGTTGATTCGCCCAATGCGACAGCGCTGGCGCCGATCGCCGGCCGCGTCACGTTCGAGCATGTGTCGTTCAGCTATGGCGACCGGCCAGTCGCCGCAGGTACGGCGGCGGCGCACCAGCCGGCGGCACACCAGCTCGACGACGTATCGCTGGTGGCCGAGCCAGGCCAGACGATCGCGATTGTCGGGCCGACTGGCGCGGGCAAGACCACGCTCGTCAACCTGATCGGTCGCTTCTACGATGTGAGCCATGGCGCCGTGCTGATCGACGGCACCGACATCCGCACCGTGACGCGCCGCAGCCTGCGCAGCCAGATGGGCGTGGTGCTGCAAGATAGCTTCCTGTTCGCCGGTACGATCGCCGAAAACATTCGCTACGGCCGGCTCGATGCCAGCGACGCCGAGGTCGAGGCCGCCGCCCGCGCCGCCAACGCGCACGACTTCATTGTGCGCCAGCCCCAGGGCTACCAGACGCCGCTCGGCGAGCGCGGCGGCACGCTCAGCCAGGGCCAGCGCCAGCTGCTCGGCATCGCCCGCGCCATCCTGGCGAACCCGCGCATCCTGATCCTCGACGAGGCTACCAGCAGCGTTGATACGCGCAGCGAGCAGCTGATCCAGGGCGCGCTCAAGGCGCTGCTCAAGGGCCGCACCAGCTTCGTGATCGCCCACCGGCTCAGCACTGTTCGCGATGCCGATCAGGTGCTGGTGCTCCAGGCCGGGCAGATCGCCGAGCGCGGCACCCACGACACCCTGCTTGCGCGTAATGGGCTGTACGCCGAGCTGCACCGGCGCCAGTTCCGCGACGCGCCCGTGGCGCATTAGCGCCGCACCAAACCTACGCGAACAGCGCAGCCGTGTAGCTGCGCATGTTTCGTTGCGGCTGCCCTTGCTCCTCGCCGCGCTGTCAGCCCACCCGCCCAACCACCTCGCCGGCTAACCGAGCGACAATGCCGTCGGGATATGGGTAGTTCAGCATCAGCACCAGGTGTGTCGCGCCGGCATCGACCAGCGGCTGAAGCGTGGCGACCGTCGCCGGTAGGTCGTCGTAGTTGATCCGCGTCTGCACCGAACATTCGATCTCGGCCGGGTCGCGGCCCACCGCAGCGCAGTGCTCGTGCAGAATGTGCTGCTTATGCCGGAACTCATCCACGTTGGCGGGCATGGAGTTCCACACGTCGGCGTAGCGCGCCACCACCCGCAGGGTCAGCTGCTCGCCCACGCCGCCGATCATGAAGGGCGGGTAGGGCTTCTGGATCGGCTTTGGCTCGCACCGGGCCTGCTTCAGCACATGCGGTTTGCATCGTCGCGCGAACTAGAACGCAAAGGGCACCAGGAATTGC
The sequence above is drawn from the Candidatus Kouleothrix ribensis genome and encodes:
- a CDS encoding LLM class flavin-dependent oxidoreductase: MLKQARCEPKPIQKPYPPFMIGGVGEQLTLRVVARYADVWNSMPANVDEFRHKQHILHEHCAAVGRDPAEIECSVQTRINYDDLPATVATLQPLVDAGATHLVLMLNYPYPDGIVARLAGEVVGRVG
- a CDS encoding ABC transporter ATP-binding protein is translated as MAAPQERATRSGAVLRRLIGYLAPFWRALLGVLALVLIGAAAQALGPYLIGSAIDGAIGAGDGAALNRTMLLLLLVYIVGAVAGRFQFVAMGEIGQRTLARMRIEIFQTIQRLSLRFFDRQPAGDLMSRLVNDTDVLNQLFSQGLVQVLGSLFGLAGILIAMLMLDWRLALVSFIVIPLMLLLTNLFARLSRRAFRRTRESIGDVSSEIQEEIAGVKVAQAFNRTGVNQQRFRQRNAANRDANVSATAITSAFTPAIDVLSTIATAIVAGYGGYLALHGAITVGVVVAFLTYVQQFFRPIQSLAAFYTTAQSSLAASERIFDLIDTPADLVDSPNATALAPIAGRVTFEHVSFSYGDRPVAAGTAAAHQPAAHQLDDVSLVAEPGQTIAIVGPTGAGKTTLVNLIGRFYDVSHGAVLIDGTDIRTVTRRSLRSQMGVVLQDSFLFAGTIAENIRYGRLDASDAEVEAAARAANAHDFIVRQPQGYQTPLGERGGTLSQGQRQLLGIARAILANPRILILDEATSSVDTRSEQLIQGALKALLKGRTSFVIAHRLSTVRDADQVLVLQAGQIAERGTHDTLLARNGLYAELHRRQFRDAPVAH
- a CDS encoding nitroreductase family deazaflavin-dependent oxidoreductase, which encodes MRFFQIILSMHVAIYRLTRGRLGGKQIVLLTTTGKKTGRPRTRPLFHIKDGTSYIVIASAGGSAKNPAWYTNLVATPQVTLEDHGRTITGIASTVGADERARLWQVIVAKNPGFGGYEQRTARVIPLVRIQPS